A genome region from Triticum urartu cultivar G1812 unplaced genomic scaffold, Tu2.1 TuUngrouped_contig_8373, whole genome shotgun sequence includes the following:
- the LOC125531909 gene encoding uncharacterized protein LOC125531909 isoform X3, giving the protein MPLPPPRKTESLSEGGAPWPVLTSSVQIQLQQSSPLAACSLNFKTEEENMGSSSCPLLCSYANALLQDHGSDARRSGRQPLPCKQR; this is encoded by the exons ATGCCGTTGCCACCGCCGAGGAAGACGGAGAGCCTGTCGGAGGGAGGAGCGCCATGGCCAGTTCTGACCTCCTCTGTCCAGATCCAGCTCCAG CAATCATCCCCTCTTGCTGCTTGCTCTCTCAATTTCAAGACTGAAGAAGAGAACATGGGGAGCAGCAGCTGCCCTCTGCTCTGCTCTTATGCGAATGCTCTACTGCAGGACCATGGCAGCGATGCTCGCCGAAGCGGACGACAACCACTCCCGTGCAAACAAAG GTGA
- the LOC125531909 gene encoding uncharacterized protein LOC125531909 isoform X1, which translates to MPLPPPRKTESLSEGGAPWPVLTSSVQIQLQQSSPLAACSLNFKTEEENMGSSSCPLLCSYANALLQDHGSDARRSGRQPLPCKQRYRLVLVGDEGALASVVT; encoded by the exons ATGCCGTTGCCACCGCCGAGGAAGACGGAGAGCCTGTCGGAGGGAGGAGCGCCATGGCCAGTTCTGACCTCCTCTGTCCAGATCCAGCTCCAG CAATCATCCCCTCTTGCTGCTTGCTCTCTCAATTTCAAGACTGAAGAAGAGAACATGGGGAGCAGCAGCTGCCCTCTGCTCTGCTCTTATGCGAATGCTCTACTGCAGGACCATGGCAGCGATGCTCGCCGAAGCGGACGACAACCACTCCCGTGCAAACAAAGGTACAGACTGGTCCTGGTTGGCGATGAGGGCGCTCTGGCCTCTGTAGTTACATGA